Proteins encoded by one window of Sphaerodactylus townsendi isolate TG3544 linkage group LG02, MPM_Stown_v2.3, whole genome shotgun sequence:
- the RIF1 gene encoding telomere-associated protein RIF1 isoform X2, which yields MSCADSTTGPGPSSSRLLPLLETLEDAAASPKSLTDALLTLTNRLTGEEGKEFAAEVGKHFSQLYKIFKTHISTENSELSSSALQALGFCVFSSKIASQLCETEIQELLSIVCSVAIKVSDKNIRTKALWVISKQSFPSDVVGKMVPSIITMLETILNKGDLHSIVVEYEALNVVIRLIEQAAPCMEEEAVRWAKLIIPLVVHSAHKVQLRSATALEMGIPLFLQKQQEVAAVTEELMTTKLIPELQKLFSSKNETYVLKLWPLFVKLLGKTLHRSGSFINSLLQLEELGFRSGSPVVKKIAFIAWKSLIDNFALNPEILCSAKRLKLLMQPLSSIHVKTEVLALTKLEVWWYLLVRLGPQLPAHFEQVCVPLIQSTLGLDVSLLQGNSSRLSANQSLATPVSANKSGAFPFGTLVTPRTALNSSTGGGGVIPAIQLLGIEMLLHFFMGPEVLTFAKENKVVLSLEPLQYSVITSPSFFCKHANTFINAIQDGFIAVGKDVSDIVLNAIWKGMIGFVRTAIESGSKKERQSSEVLTTLLQALKSIVVSNELPVLKSLSLIGITIKELPPKVLGSPAYQVANMDLLNGTPALFLIQLSFRKDLLECCVQDERFFLNYESLVSYALSGPASPLAFSESVVIVINQSAEYLENKEQLWRIWSIVVNPLTEWINQTNEVNQGDALEHNFSAIYSVLLLPVNHIFPSCEFPQPTMKSLLRSWSELYKAFARCASLVATAEDNLCCEELCAKIVSELDKTQINWSMLDGLSHILSTMVDCVNFAPYNTKSQPPNKSPQTPSDWSKKKKDPLGKLSSLIKLVAILINSAHLLWSSESSTEKLVPVAASVINILQNIVSHISLPSVISSVFGIITKPLAVFYEKARFANGSKANNNLNNKFEMLCVEIVSCLQSHYTGSFDSQLLQELFPLLCIMFTNKNKQICSQAAQFWNATFGKATILTYPEELKSVLCQAKQKILLLLPGFESTEIMGESNGTYSDSQSENSQWDTKISGIEVKSSGKRGSLLAHSNELKEKNTNCHVPPAKTKLEFSFQPKTNRKGMILEEENTVDFVFIPPETKERVLTEHQKEVLQTKRVDIPAMYNNLDASQDTALFSQYSQDQEVSLVKPMKEEDGEEEEAKEICQAEKEIKELLGTPYKGTENCKASILLEKTESATITQLQALAEQSQDLNCEDSELCTSKTVPQEPSVLDQSVSDSGTSVSSSSASSDVISGTPQPVSRRQSFITLEKFDSSENRPFTPSKFNNESRPSGSTPLIDSQESTIGTDPLSSKEKTNKSASKLQMEETITRAKRSCSESVDALESCPKAKKTKEESKTPSKLQSESTLGIKKSSLRPNKIELSEDKKAKLMELEQQKNMQVSSSKDEVEECDLLGETPEQQCTLDVQSQVSDLKIIRNTIMENKHVLDSVTEMKSGLNLDSKENTPPEITALGDAVSVGQTQQIPPNQKILRRSLRRKSEITEGSSDSQDKENSQQKEDRHRDDEKLLPKKSSQTKEDSSHKQKSAPEKNIDLQENVIKKESDSHGSSATGSIGIKESHASKNLLEEAHISTRKSEGSNPPKMADLQDPSSDATLEKQKGLPRYQTRRASQGLLSSIENSESDNSETREEGTKKKRSAKWKITSSSLERQAKEELENQSQELHSQETANEIQASLVTNKDIINHEKCMEISLSSDHNKEGERTVPTLNDRLGVKEAVDASACRDHSIAEQTVAKVLAKPISGRASETKQITTALDQPDSVPHGSTNGPTELSGDAAVSEGFPLPQKPSGTPECLHKRSKRMRRSKGCDCCGEKPSAQLEKLTVEVKKPSTPETKSKQPKKTPSKAAVVASCLSVAEEKLCVEPCATSTPQSSSGDPADLEDLSRSIESTGELLGDCTPEDESKESSGTKNESFKSAVETMDCVDGTEEISELNSVECTSEGTNNPCLGSESELEPVVAKERAIHHSQLEGRSNMEMDVIQTEKTKSSEPVANIVQTGMEKTLECSVGSPVEAQDSDMNEEESMETVVLAGPETSPLVQDEEKESNDIESPLKMKECDALVLDKISGSPNGVQARCMWSPSASPSTSILKRGVKRQEEEDSPSSANKSRRVSFANPIYQEELADDIDRRSPAVRTHSSNGSVSSRSIKPSSNHQAKISEMVKETLPPPTESIYPALQGCKAPVDTILPQITSNIWARGLGQLIRAKNIRTVGDLSSLTAAEIKTLPIRSPKVFNVRRALKVYHEQQLPKYRGSEEVAALEDIEKPVNDADEKPLSTDGEKVAGDLGESATSSADEQSPTDVFSQINILATQMTSENLCSYSGSELFEMQDKLHSMTNCIMKTLQSRWKSPPHESTV from the exons TACAAGATATTTAAG ACACACATTTCTACTGAAAATTCAGAGTTGAGCAGCTCAGCCTTACAAGCTTTAGGATTCTGTGTATTTAGTTCAAAGATTGCTTCTCAGCTATGTG AAACAGAAATACAGGAGTTGCTTTCAATAGTGTGCAGTGTTGCCATAAAAGTGTCTGACAAGAACATTCGCACAAAAGCACTTTGGGTAATCTCAAAGCAGTCCTTTCCTTCAGATGTTGTTGGAAAAATG GTGCCCAGTATTATTACAATGCTAGAAACTATACTTAATAAAGGAGACTTACATTCCATAGTGGTTGAATATGAAGCTCTGAATGTTGTTATACG GCTGATAGAACAGGCTGCACCCTGCATGGAGGAAGAAGCTGTCAGATGGGCCAAGCTCATAATTCCTTTGGTTGTCCATTCGGCACATAAAGTGCAGTTGAGAAGTGCTACTGCTTTGGAGATGGGAATTCCACTTTTCCTTCAGAAACAGCAGGAAGTAGCAGCAGTCACTGAAGAACTCATGACTACT AAACTAATTCCAGAGCTTCAGAAACTATTTTCATCAAAAAATGAAACATATGTTTTGAAACTGTGGCCTCTATTTGTGAAGCTGCTTGGGAAA ACTCTGCATCGAAGTGGAAGCTTTATCAATTCATTGCTGCAGTTGGAAGAACTTGGATTTCGAAGTGGGTCACCAGTGGTAAAGAAAATAGCCTTCATTGCATGGAAGAGTCTGATTGATAACTTTGCTCTAAACCCAG AAATTTTATGCAGTGCAAAGAGGCTGAAATTGCTAATGCAACCATTAAGCTCCATCCATGTGAAGACTGAAGTTCTGGCACTAACCAAGCTGGAGGTCTGGTGGTATCTGCTGGTGAGGCTTGGGCCTCAACTCCCAGCCCACTTTGAACAG GTTTGCGTACCGTTAATTCAAAGCACTTTAGGCTTGGATGTCTCTCTGCTGCAAGGAAATTCTTCAAGGCTGTCTGCTAACCAGAGTTTAGCAACCCCTGTTTCTGCCAACAAATCAG GAGCTTTCCCTTTTGGAACCCTTGTAACTCCAAGAACGGCCCTGAACTCTAGCACAGGAGGAGGTGGAGTAATTCCTGCCATTCAGCTCTTAGGAATTGAAATGCTGCTTCACTTCTTCATGGGGCCAGAAGTCTTGACTTTCGCCAAGGAAAACAAAGTCGTACTTAGCCTAG AACCTCTTCAATATTCGGTGATCACTAGTCCTTCTTTCTTCTGTAAACATGCCAATACATTTATAAATGCAATCCAGGATGGCTTCATTGCAGTTGGAAAAGATGTTTCTG ATATTGTTTTGAATGCTATATGGAAGGGAATGATTGGTTTTGTGAGAACTGCAATTGAATCAG GGAGCAAGAAAGAGCGGCAAAGTTCAGAAGTACTCACTACGTTGCTGCAAGCCTTAAAAAGCATTGTCGTGTCAAATGAGCTGCCTGTATTAAAGTCGCTA TCCCTGATAGGAATTACAATTAAAGAATTACCTCCAAAAGTACTGGGATCACCAGCTTATCAAGTTGCTAACATGGATCTGTTGAAT GGAACTCCAGCACTGTTCTTAATTCAACTGTCTTTCCGTAAAGATCTGTTGGAATGCTGTGTTCAAGATGAAAG GTTTTTCCTGAACTACGAGTCTCTTGTGAGTTATGCTTTGTCTGGCCCTGCATCTCCTCTGGCTTTTAGTGAGTCTGTAGTCATTGTTATTAATCAAAGTGCAGAGTACCTggaaaacaaagaacaactttGGAGAATATGGAGTATTGTAGTTAACCCCCTCACTGAATGGATTAACCAG acaaatgaagtaaatcaagGTGATGCTTTAGAACATAACTTCAGCGCTATTTACAGTGTGTTGTTGCTTCCTGTAAATCACATTTTCCCATCTTGTGAATTTCCCCAG CCCACAATGAAATCATTACTGCGCTCGTGGTCGGAGCTGTACAAAGCATTTGCCCGTTGTGCATCTCTTGTGGCTACTGCAGAAGATAATCTGTGCTGTGAAGAACTCTGTGCCAAAATAGTATCTGAATTAGACAAAACACAAATT AATTGGTCCATGCTGGATGGCCTCTCGCACATTCTATCAACCATGGTTGATTGTGTCAACTTTGCACCTTATAATACCAAATCTCAGCCGCCAAATAAAT CCCCACAGACACCGTCAGACTggtcaaaaaagaagaaagatccTCTGGGCAAGCTGTCTTCCTTAATCAAACTTGTGGCGATACTGATCAATTCTGCTCATCTACTCTGGTCCAGTGAATCCAGTACTGAAAAACTGGTCCCTGTTGCTGCTTCTGTTATCAATATTCTTCAGAATATTGTTAGCCACATTTCTTTGCCTTCTGTCATCAGTTCTGTATTTGGAATTATTACAAAACCACTAGCAGTGTTTTATGAAAAAGCCAG GTTTGCCAATGGATCTAAAGCAAACAATAATCTCAACAACAAG tttgaaatgttatgtGTGGAAATCGTTAGCTGTTTGCAGTCCCACTATACTGGATCTTTTGACAGCCAGCTGTTGCAAGAGCTTTTTCCACTGCTGTGTATAATGTTCACAAATAAGAACAAGCAGATATGCAGTCAAGCTGCTCAGTTCTGGAATGCAACCTTTGGCAAAGCGACGATTCTGACGTATCCAGAAGAATTGAA GTCTGTTTTGTGCCAAGCCAAACAGAAAATTCTGCTGTTATTGCCTGGCTTTGAAAGCACTGAAATAATGGGAGAATCTAATGGGACGTATTCTGATTCT CAATCAGAGAATTCTCAATGGGATACAAAAATAAGTGGAATAGAAGTAAAGTCTAGTGGGAAAAGAGGTTCATTACTAGCACACTCCAatgaactgaaagaaaaaaatacgaATTGCCATGTACCGCCTGCAAAG ACAAAACTGGAATTTTCGTTCCAGCcaaaaacaaatagaaaaggCATGATTTTGGAAGAGGAAAATACTGTTGACTTTGTGTTTATTCCACCGGAAACAAAAGAAAGAGTGTTGACGGAGCACCAAAAAGAAGTTCTTCAAACAAAAAG AGTTGATATTCCTGCCATGTACAATAATCTGGATGCATCCCAAGATACTGCCTTATTTTCCCAGTATTCACAAGACCAGGAAGTTTCTTT GGTCAAACCTATGAAGGAAGaagatggggaagaagaagaggccaAAGAAATATGCCAG GCTGAAAAAGAGATTAAGGAGCTTCTTGGCACTCCCTACAAAGGCACTGAAAACTGCAAGGCGAGCATCCTTCTGGAGAAAACAGAATCTGCAACTATCACACAGCTTCAAGCCCTTGCAGAGCAAAGTCAAGATCTAAACTGCGAGGATTCAGAATTGTGTACCTCTAAGACAGTTCCACAGGAGCCATCAGTATTAGACCAGTCGGTCAGTGACAGCGGCACAAGTGTGAGCAGCAGCTCGGCTTCTAGTGATGTTATTTCAGGAACCCCACAGCCTGTCAGCAGAAGGCAGTCTTTCATCACTTTAGAGAAGTTTGATAGTTCAGAGAACAGACCTTTCACCCCTTCAAAGTTCAATAATGAGTCCAGACCATCTGGAAGTACCCCTTTGATAGATAGTCAGGAAAGCACAATTGGCACGGATCCCCTTTCTTCTAAAGAAAAGACCAATAAGAGTGCTTCCAAGCTCCAAATGGAAGAAACTATTACTAGAGCTAAGAGGTCATGTTCAGAAAGTGTAGATGCTTTGGAGAGTTGCCCTAAAGCCAAAAAAACCAAGGAAGAATCCAAGACTCCTTCAAAATTGCAATCAGAGAGTACATTGGGGATAAAGAAGTCAAGTCTGCGGCCAAACAAAATAGAGCTTTCAGAAGACAAAAAAGCAAAGCTAATGGAATTGGAGCAACAGAAAAACATGCAAGTATCTTCTTCCAAAGATGAGGTAGAGGAATGTGACTTACTTGGGGAAACACCAGAGCAACAGTGTACGTTAGATGTTCAGTCTCAAGTTTCCGATTTGAAAATAATTAGAAATACCATCATGGAAAACAAACATGTTTTGGATAGTGTTACAGAGATGAAATCAGGACTGAATTTGGATTCAAAAGAGAATACTCCTCCAGAAATAACGGCACTGGGTGATGCAGTATCTGTCGGTCAAACTCAACAAATACCACCTAATCAAAAAATATTAAGACGTTCCTTAAGACGAAAGTCCGAAATTACCGAAGGATCTTCCGACAGTCAAGACAAAGAGAACAGCCaacagaaggaggacaggcaCAGGGACGATGAAAAGCTTCTGCCAAAGAAATCTTCACAAACTAAAGAGGATTCCTCACACAAACAGAAATCTGCTCCTGAGAAGAACATAGATTTACaagaaaatgtaattaaaaaggaAAGCGATTCACATGGAAGCAGTGCTACGGGAAGTATAGGCATAAAGGAATCTCATGCTTCAAAAAACCTTCTAGAGGAGGCTCACATAAGTACTAGAAAATCTGAAGGCAGTAACCCCCCTAAAATGGCTGATTTGCAAGATCCCTCTTCAGATGCCACCCTTGAGAAACAGAAAGGGCTTCCACGGTATCAAACGAGAAGAGCCTCCCAAGGTCTTCTTTCCAGCATAGAAAACTCTGAATCTGACAACTCTGAGACAAGAGAAGAAGGAACCAAGAAAAAAAGATCAGCGAAATGGAAAATCACAAGCAGTTCTCTTGAAAGGCAAGCAAAGGAAGAGCTGGAAAATCAAAGCCAGGAGCTTCATTCACAAGAAACTGCAAATGAAATCCAAGCCTCTTTAGTGACAAATAAAGACATCATAAACCATGAGAAGTGCATGGAAATATCCTTGTCATCTGATCATaacaaagagggagaaagaactGTCCCTACACTTAATGACCGTTTGGGAGTTAAAGAAGCGGTGGATGCTTCTGCTTGTAGAGACCATTCAATTGCAGAACAAACAGTTGCTAAAGTGTTAGCAAAGCCTATCTCCGGGCGAGCTTCAGAGACCAAACAGATAACTACAGCTCTTGACCAACCAGATTCTGTTCCACACGGCAGCACCAATGGTCCTACTGAGCTTTCAGGAGATGCTGCTGTTTCTGAGGGCTTTCCTCTACCCCAAAAACCTTCAGGAACACCCGAATGCCTGCACAAAAGAAGCAAGCGGATGAGAAGATCAAAGGGGTGTGATTGTTGTGGTGAAAAGCCATCTGCACAGTTGGAGAAGTTGACCGTAGAAGTGAAAAAACCAAGTACTCCAGAAACAAAGTCAAAACAACCTAAAAAGACACCCAGTAAAGCAGCAGTGGTTGCTTCATGCCTTTCTGTTGCGGAAGAAAAGCTCTGTGTGGAGCCTTGTGCAACAAGTACACCTCAGAGTTCCTCTGGGGATCCTGCTGACCTGGAGGATTTAAGTAGGAGCATAGAGAGTACAGGGGAATTGCTGGGAGATTGCACTCCAGAAGATGAATCAAAGGAATCATCAGGCACCAAAAATGAAAGTTTCAAATCTGCTGTGGAAACTATGGATTGTGTTGATGGGACTGAAGAAATTTCAGAACTGAATTCTGTAGAATGCACATCAGAGGGAACCAATAACCCGTGTCTGGGTTCAGAAAGTGAACTAGAACCTGTTGTTGCAAAAGAAAGAGCTATTCATCACAGCCAACTAGAAGGCAGAAGCAATATGGAGATGGATGTGATCCAGACTGAGAAAACAAAGTCCAGTGAACCTGTAGCCAACATTGTTCAGACTGGTATGGAGAAGACTTTGGAATGTTCTGTTGGCTCTCCCGTAGAAGCTCAAGATAGTGACATGAATGAGGAGGAAAGCATGGAAACTGTTGTATTAGCAGGGCCTGAAACTTCACCCTTGGTacaagatgaagaaaaagaaagtaatGACATAGAGTCTCCTCTTAAGATGAAGGAATGTGATGCTCTGGTTTTGGACAAGATTAGTGGAAGCCCTAACGGAGTGCAGGCACGTTGTATGTGGTCTCCATCAGCGTCCCCCTCTACCAGTATTTTAAAGAGAGGTGTAAAAAGACAGGAAGAGGAGGACTCTCCATCATCTGCAAACAAG AGCCGACGAGTTTCCTTTGCCAATCCAATCTATCAAGAAGAATTGGCAGATGATATTGATAGGCGAAGTCCAGCAGTTAGAACTCATTCTTCAAACGGTTCTGTGTCCTCCCGAAGCATTAAACCCTCCTCTAATCATCAAGCCAAG aTCAGTGAAATGGTCAAAGAAACTCTACCACCTCCTACGGAAAGCATATATCCAGCACTGCAGGGTTGTAAGGCACCTGTTGACACCATTTTGCCTCAGATTACATCAAATATTTG GGCAAGAGGTTTGGGGCAGCTCATTCGAGCCAAGAATATCCGGACGGTGGGTGACTTGAGTTCTTTGACAGCAGCTGAGATCAAAACACTTCCCATCCGTTCTCCCAAGGTCTTCAATGTTAGAAGAGCTCTTAAAGTATATCATGAACAACAG CTGCCTAAATATCGTGGATCTGAGGAAGTAGCTGCCTTGGAGGACATAGAGAAGCCTGTAAATGACGCTGATGAAAAACCCCTTTCCACAGATGGAGAGAAAGTTGCAGGAG ACTTGGGGGAGTCTGCGACCTCCAGTGCAGATGAGCAGTCACCTACAGACGTTTTTTCCCAGATCAATATCCTTGCTACTCAGATGACTTCTGAAAATCTTTGCAGCTATTCAGGCAGTGAACTTTTTGAAATGCAGGATAAACTGCATAGCATGACAAACTGTATTATGAAAACTCTGCAGTCCCGTTGGAAATCACCACCCCACGAAAGCACTGTTTAA